In Pelodiscus sinensis isolate JC-2024 chromosome 2, ASM4963464v1, whole genome shotgun sequence, the following proteins share a genomic window:
- the EVX1 gene encoding homeobox even-skipped homolog protein 1 has translation MASRQEMVLFLEGGQLGTLVGKRVSNLSEAVGSPAQEPQDKMIPRSCLSPRSGSLSSRERGGGEEQGEAMPGTGTVPESRSAAALLSAGQQLASEPLSGKGHQSSSDTESDFYEEIEVSCTPDCATGNAEYQPSKGPCSEALAGGSPSSGGEPPKGSGSSSGSQGSLACSASDQMRRYRTAFTREQIARLEKEFYRENYVSRPRRCELAAALNLPETTIKVWFQNRRMKDKRQRLAMTWPHPADPAFYTYMMSHAAATGNLPYPFPSHLPLPYYSHMGLGATSASAATPFSTPLRPLDTFRVLSHPYPRPELLCAFRHPSLYPAPTHGLSSAGGSPCSCLACHSSQSNGLAQRPSGTDFTCSATTRTDSFLTFTPSVLSKATSVSMDQREEVPLTR, from the exons ATGGCGAGCAGACAGGAGATGGTGCTCTTCCTGGAAGGAGGTCAACTTGGCACTCTGGTTGGCAAGAGAGTATCTAATTTGTCCGAAGCGGTGGGGAGCCCAGCTCAAGAGCCACAGGACAAGATGATCCCTCGGAGTTGCCTGAGCCCCCGATCTGGCTCCTTATCCTCccgggaaaggggaggaggcGAAGAGCAGGGGGAAGCGATGCCAGGGACAGGGACGGTCCCGGAGAGTCGCTCGGCGGCGGCTCTGCTCTCGGCCGGACAGCAGCTCgcctcagagcccctctcgggcaaagggcaccagagcagctcgGACACCGAGTCGGATTTCTATGAGGAAATCGAGGTGAGCTGCACCCCGGACTGCGCCACGGGAAACGCCGAGTACCAGCCCAGCAAAG GGCCGTGCTCGGAGGCTTTGGCCGGTGGCAGCCCCAGCAGCGGGGGGGAGCCCCCCAAGGGCAGCGGAAGCAGCAGCGGCTCCCAGGGCTCGCTGGCCTGCAGCGCCAGCGATCAGATGCGCCGCTACCGCACCGCCTTCACCCGCGAGCAGATAGCCCGGCTGGAGAAGGAATTCTACCGGGAGAATTACGTGTCCAGGCCCAGGAGATGTGAGCTGGCAGCTGCTTTAAATCTGCCAGAAACCACCATCAAG GTGTGGTTCCAGAACCGCCGGATGAAGGACAAGAGGCAGCGTTTGGCTATGACCTGGCCTCACCCAGCggacccagctttttacacttacaTGATGAGCCATGCAGCGGCAACTGGCAACCTTCCCTACCCCTTCCCGTCCCACCTGCCCCTTCCTTACTACTCCCACATGGGCCTTGGAGCCACCTCGGCCTCTGCAGCCACCCCGTTCAGTACCCCTTTGAGACCCCTGGACACCTTTAGGGTCCTCTCCCACCCTTACCCCAGACCAGAACTGCTCTGTGCATTCAGACACCCTTCTCTTTACCCTGCCCCAACTCATGGACTCAGTAGTGCTGGAGGCAGTCCTTGCTCATGCCTGGCTTGCCATAGTAGCCAGTCCAATGGACTGGCACAGAGACCTTCCGGAACAGACTTTACCTGTTCAGCCACAACCAGGACTGACTCTTTCCTCACTTTCACACCCTCAGTGCTGAGCAAAGCAACCTCAGTATCCATGGACCAGCGGGAAGAAGTACCTTTAACAAGATAG